A window from Salvia miltiorrhiza cultivar Shanhuang (shh) chromosome 2, IMPLAD_Smil_shh, whole genome shotgun sequence encodes these proteins:
- the LOC131012052 gene encoding malate dehydrogenase, mitochondrial-like, producing MTAAMLRSLLRRSTSSAASSYCFSSRRFSSGAAPERKVAILGAAGGIGQPLSLLMKLNPLVSRLALYDIAGTPGVAADVSHVNTRSEVKGFAGEDQLGQALEGSDIVIIPAGVPRKPGMTRDDLFAINAGIVKSLCEAIAKYCPNALVNMISNPVNSTVPIAAEVFKNHGVYDERKLFGVTTLDVVRAKTFYAGKANVNVADVNVPVIGGHAGITILPLFSQATPKANLSDDDIKALTKRTQDGGTEVVEAKAGKGSATLSMAYAGALFADACLKGLNGVPDVVECTFVQSTVTELPFFASKVKLGKNGVEEVLGFGPLSDYEQQGLEALKKELKSSIEKGIAWHAKSKNPTIQSVYEPIKPIFRPLSPHLPIYKPQTSSTVSITNRVSAVILTTVPLTYAFLTLKMGPICLANESVYQAMYYSSKLGPIALQITALATAYHLVHGLYDLYQLFRP from the exons ATGACCGCGGCAATGTTGAGATCACTTCTCCGGCGGAGCACGAGCTCCGCTGCGTCGTCGTATTGCTTCTCGAGCCGTCGCTTCTCATCGGGGGCGGCGCCGGAGCGGAAAGTAGCCATTTTGGGCGCGGCGGGGGGCATCGGACAGCCCCTCTCGCTCCTCATGAAGCTGAATCCTCTCGTCTCCAGGCTCGCTCTCTACGATATCGCCGGCACCCCCGGCGTCGCCGCTGACGTCAGCCACGTCAACACCAGATCTGAG GTGAAAGGATTTGCTGGGGAAGATCAGCTCGGGCAGGCTTTAGAGGGTTCAGATATAGTCATCATTCCAGCCGGTGTTCCTAGAAAGCCTGGCATGACTCGTGATGACCTCTTCGCAATTAATGCTGGCATTGTCAAATCTCTTTGTGAGGCCATTGCCAAATATTGCCCCAAT GCTCTTGTCAATATGATTAGTAACCCTGTAAATTCGACTGTACCAATTGCTGCTGAGGTATTCAAGAACCATGGAGTATATGATGAGAGGAAACTGTTTGGTGTGACCACTCTTGATGTGGTCAGGGCCAAAACATTCTATGCTGGCAAGGCCAACGTCAATGTAGCTG ATGTCAATGTACCTGTTATTGGTGGTCATGCTGGAATTACCattcttcccttgttttcccAG GCAACACCCAAAGCAAACCTGTCAGATGATGACATCAAAGCCCTTACTAAAAGAACACAAGATGGTGGGACAGAAGTTGTTGAAGCTAAGGCTGGAAAGGGTTCAGCTACACTTTCGATGGC ATATGCTGGGGCCTTATTTGCCGATGCTTGCTTGAAAGGGCTTAATGGGGTCCCAGATGTTGTGGAATGTACATTCGTGCAGTCCACCGTGACTGAGCTACCTTTCTTTGCCTCCAAG GTGAAACTTGGGAAGAATGGTGTTGAGGAAGTCTTAGGTTTCGGTCCTCTGTCTGATTACGAGCAACAAGGATTGGAAGCTCTCAAGAAAGAGTTGAAAAGCTCAATTGAGAAAGGAATTGCATGGCATGCGAAATCCAAAAATCCCACAATCCAGAGTGTCTATGAACCTATAAAGCCTATCTTCCGACCATTATCTCCTCATCTTCCCATCTATAAGCCCCAGACAAGCTCTACAGTCTCAATCACTAATAGAGTAAGCGCAGTCATCCTAACCACCGTCCCTTTAACTTATGCTTTCCTTACTCTCAAAATGGGACCAATTTGCTTGGCCAATGAGAGCGTCTATCAAGCCATGTATTATTCATCAAAGCTAGGGCCAATCGCCCTCCAGATTACCGCCTTAGCCACGGCCTACCATTTGGTACACGGGCTTTATGATTTGTATCAGTTGTTTCGCCCTTGA